The genomic region AAGGACTGCATGCTCATCGTACACTTCAACAATGATTCGAGACATTGAGAAAGAACTGCATTAATCATTACTTATGATTTCCATAAAAGATGCGTGCTACTATTTTAGTATTCACAATTGTTAAATCATTTTAGAGCACTCTTAAAAGCATTAAGTCAAGGTCACCCACAGCTTAATGCATCTAAACGTCCCCCTGAAGCTGAACTTTCCTGACTATTTTTAACAATGGGTGTAGATAGTAGTTACAGAAACATATACAAGAGAGGGGTCAACAAGGTGCAGAACAATTTACTAGTTTAGGCCAGCTCTGTTTGTTAAGCATTACAGCTTTTATTGCTCAATCACACAGTCGACGGGAATTAAACTAACTACTCCAGATCCAAGAGTAAACACATGTTCCACATAAAAGTGGCAAAGATTTTAAATGCTGAATGAAATAAACCATGTAAGTGATCCCTCAACTGTTTTTCCTAGATACTATTGTGATTAAATGGAAAGCAAATTGAGTCTTTTGCTTAAGTCTTCTGCTTCTCAGAATTTTCTCCTGAGGAAAAGATCCCAGTAATTTCACATCTCAACTAAAGGTGCGGAATTTATAAAGCAGATTGTGAAgatatgggtcattgacgaataagcgGAGATAAAcctaatggagatataattaattttgaagttttaataaatgttatcaatgagattatgtggtttttataatcaattaatagtgcttttgtaattttttacaagatggacaaaatttgtcaccaaaaaaggcattcggtttaaccaaaatttcggttttaccgaattacacttttggttatacactctaaaaaataaaacattggttcaacaaaaaaaatatgttaacgctttccactagaattttaaacttaagccaattgggagaattacattaattcaaagcaatattttttcttaagtaaggtgaagacacattttaagtaacatgaacttaaaaaTTGGCAACATGAAcgcaactatttaagttgatccaacataatgttttaagtaaggtgaagacgctttttgtacacaataaaacgcatttctaagtaacatgaacttaccaagcaccgcttgtcaccatgatggtaaatctccaaaaacccacattaacagaaaactcttctaaattagcataacaaaacactaattactgctaaatctcccttaccattaatcgtgtgcaaaaaacattatataacacttaattttagcatttactctccctttcaagtgccatgggcaaagcatgatgggaaatataaatcccagcccagtttcacttaacttaggttcgtctaaattaaaagaagtgttcatactactcaaaacaatgaaacacgtttacagattgtattttacattaacagaacttaaaattaaatacatttttgattaactgaaaatgttaaactatgacaagtcatgatagtatatcgaatcaataggcataatttgtgtgtcatccaagctcaataaaataacagttacaagtaaaaagtctaacagcatttcagaacttgttttttatttcacaacaatatatatatttaagtaatgagtaaaggtcccctgaattagtttttagagtatactgaatgacgatattttcaaacaatgctaacatgcTGATAtctatctagctagctagcaaaaggacaatcaaacattttatatatttagtacaggtttttaaaatattacaacattttccatgttttgtaccgaatgaccagatgtttcgggacatgcttatgagcaagtgaaacatgaatttttcaaatagttaaaagagttagttactttgcttcatgaccattgtggtcctttgcaggtgtctgaatgatgtcacatcccgtcacatgatattgaacttatgacttgatccaaaatggtccctttatattagttactccgaatgacatcaatgaaattaatttttccagacattttttcttataacaaagcaatgacttctacacataattttaattcaattttgcACTATGTAGAAATATGATGTTAttaaatcatgccagaataaaaaatatacattacatTAACAGTTTTACATcagttaaaccaaatgaccttttgacacttcaaaatatttaaaatacctttatatgaagcaaaatataattaaaaccttttggattcaataaaggtgatctagttgtactaccttacatactttggatgtcatatcttttatctttatttctattattattaaggcctttggagtTAATGACCTgtcacatcattgacccatatatcaAAGTTTGAGACTTCAGTATGAACTTAAACATTTCTGATCAGATACTTCTCCATCTTAGGTGAAGAGACATGCTATCCATTGTGGTGGAAGAGGAAATAAAAGCAATCGATGAGAATGACGGTGCACAAGATAGAAAATATGTTTAGCCTCACTATATTAACTAATCTACCGTAAACATTGAGCAGGATGAGCTCACCATCCGCCTCTAACTTCCTGTCCTGTGTGAGAAGATGAAACACCAATAAGTGGCACAGCTTAAATTTTAGCTCATTTTAAGTTAACTGATTACATGAAACACAAAGCTCCGGTGAACTAAAAGGTTTTGATTGTTTCAGTTGTTTATGGTCTGTTTCACAAAGTGAGCTTAATATACTTAAAAAGTCTTTCTTCAACTATAGGCCCATTTGGCCATTACACCTtttactctctctttttttttttcttctaacaATGACTCGCATcacattttgtaaattttctaaaaGATTTCCATCACATTGTCATTTCTATTACACTGGAAATTATGTATTGATTATTGAGTTATGTATTGAGATGAAATTCTGTAATGGAAAAGACAATTTGGAATAATATGGCAGAATCTTTAGTCTTAATTATAACTAGCAATTTATCCTAAGTACgcacaattaaataatattttcacaCAGTAGTTAAGTCTGAAGGTCTGTGTTATAATACagtatgtgaccctggaccacaaaaccagtcataagggtcaattttcttttaaattgagACGTATACGTCTTCTCatagctgaataaataagcttttgtattaatgtatggtttgttaggataggacaatatttggccgagatacaactatttgaaaatctgaaatcaaaatattaagaatatcgcctttaaagttgtccaaatgaagtccttagcaatgcatatctactcacaaaaataattgtttgaTATATTTAGGGTAGGAGaattacaaaatatcttcaaggaacatgatctttacttaatatcctaatgatttttggcataaaagaataTTTTCTGTGGTCACATATGTGattcatataaaaaataaaatgttgaaattagggctgtcaaaataacgcgttaatttcgattaatctgagaaaaaaataacgcagattaatcAATCtattccgtattgacctttgaacctggagccgttctagccaccattcgactgtaaaatgaaggaagGAGACGACTGCTTCGCTGACGGACAGAACGAGCAgatcaactgacacaatgctaaaagttcgtaagaccgaatccatgttcCACGAGGCAcattcggagaatgttttttcctaaataaccgctgggtgtgaatagtgctcaaaagaacgtcacctcatgttctctgacaggcgccctgcacgtgcagctgacataaaccacactttcagaaaacaaaaagaaaatcctatccagtggtgaagtgttttctgtgttggcTAATCTTTTGCGATatcctaataacagtcgcgattggcacgcaacgcgtcaacgtccgctaatgtccaattcgcgacctaatgactcatttgaacagattcattttaatgaatcatgacaacaactgatcggTCCAggtccacacggtctataatgaatcatttactcgaacaactctgaaatgagaacataagtgtgcttaccccatttagcaagagtggttagtaaaattagccttaataatccacagtattttcaggttatttaaatgacaatgtgtagtaaattaggtagggcactttttactgtttgtgtggatgaccatgtctgtcaccactgaagaccatttttgacccaggacaaaactttttttacagtctatgggacAAACCCTGCattgaattgaaatattaaatactgaatttgaattgaaatatttaatactttcacagcaaaaattatgtatgcgattaatttagattaattaatcacagagtatgtaattaattagattaaattttttaatcgattgacagccctagttgaAATACGTGTTATTAAAAATCTAAGTTTAATTTGAATCTAAGAAGAATTACtcaaatatgtaaaatacactacagttcaaaagtttgtgaaaagttagatttttaatacttttattcagcaaggatgcattaaactgattaaaAGTAACAgttaaaagatatttataatgttacaaaaaaatctattcATCAAAAGATCCTGAATAACagttcccaaaaaaaaaaaaaaaaaatgcagcacatctgttttaacattgataataaatatgtttcttgagcagcaaatcagcatattagcatgttttctgaaggatcaagtgacactgaagactggagtaatgatgctaaaaaaatGCAGCTTGTCATATTCTGTTTCTCTGTCTCATCTCTTTTTCTAGTGGTTGAACTAAACCACAGTCTCACCAGTGTGATCCCAGAGAGTGGTCTTCTCATCATGCTGGGCTTTATTTTGGGAGGAATCGTCTGGGGAGCAGACAAAGCGCAGACATTCAAACTGGTTCCCGTCAATTTCTTCTACTACTTGCTACCCCAGATCGTCTTGGATGCCAGTTACTGCATGCCAAACAAACTATTCTTCAGCAACCTGGGTGCCATTCTTGTCCATGCCGTTATCGGAACGTGTTGGAATGCGGGCACAGTGGGCGTTGCTTTATGGGCTTGCTATGAAGGGGGTGCAATGGGTAAATCTGAgattgccatcacaggaataaattacttctGAAAATACATTGAAACAGAAAACTAACAATTTCGCTAACCCTCAGGGACCTTGAACATCGGCGCTCTGCAGTTCCTGTTGTTTGGTGCGCTGATGTCCGCCGTGGATCCTGTGGCTGTGATTGCCGTGTTTGAGGAAGTGCATGTGAATGAAGTGCTCTACATCCTGGTGTTTGGAGAGTCATTGCTCAATGATGGCGTCACAGTGGTGAGtcttagtttttctcaacaACAGCTCATTATGACCATGACCTGTTCATTTAGAAATTTACTTGACTGTCAAGAGTCTATTTGATGGCTGTTGCATCCATCTAATATAATGCCTCTTTCTTGTTCTCTCTGTCACAGGTGCTTTATAATGTGTTTGATGCATTTGTGTCTCTGGGAGGGCCAAAGATCAATGCTGAAGAGATCATCAAAGGAATAGGTATGGACACAGACATCCAAAACCGTTTGATTACTAGTGAAAATACTTTTTCATAAATTGAGCCAATtgatgcagtgttattttagttttatgacACCCCCTTACAACACACTTTTGTGCTCTCCTAGTTTCGTTCTTTGTGGTGGCATTTGGAGGCTCGCTTATTGGTGTTGTGTTTGCCATTCTGATATCCATGCTGACCAGGGTCACCAAGAACGTCCAGGTCATCGAAGCCGGCTTCATCATTGTGCTTGGCTACCTGTCCTACTTGACAGCTGAGATGCTCTCCCTCTCTGCTATACTTTCGTAAGGAACTCAACGCTTTCCTGATAAATGcagataaataaatagaaaacagtaaatGAATGGGTTTATAATCATTTGTCTGTGGTTTTGTGCACGACAGGATCACTTTTTGCGGTGTCTGCTGTCAGAAGTACATCAACGCCAACATGGATGAGAAATCGGTCACAACGTTACGTTATTCCCTGAAGGTGCTGGCCAACGGCTCAGAGACCATGATCTTTGTCTTCCTGGGACTTTCGGCCATTGATAAAAACATCTGGGTTTGGAACACTGGCTTCATCCTCCTCACTATTCTCTTCATCGTTGTATTTAGGTTCATGGGTGAGTCATATATTTCTTGTAAACCCTTGTACTTTTTTTATAAACTGCTTTTTTTGAcagtttttaaaatctttttataAACAGGTGTTTTCTTCCTCAACTGGATCTTAAATCAGTCTCGACTGATTCCTATTGACATCACTGACCAGATTGTAATGAGCTACGGTGGTCTTCGGGGAGCGGTGGCTTACGGACTCGCAGCCACTTTAGATGAGAAAAAGATCCCAGAGAAGAATCTGATGCTTGGTACAACACTCATTGTGGTGTATTTCACTGTCGTTCTTCAGGTACGTCTGACAACGAACatggtttaaagggttagttcacccaaaaatgaaaaatatcccatcatttactcgccctcaagccatcctaggtgtatcttCTTTCaaacgaacacaatcagagttctATTCAAAAATATCCTGgatcttccaagctttataatggaagtgccCTAGATTTTGAAGCACAAAaatgtgcatccatccatcttaaaagtaattcatacagctccagggggataataaaggccttctgaagtgaagcgatgaatttttgtaagaaaaatatccatattataACTCAGGTTATACGCGGCTGTACGCAAGTCTAGTTCTGGTGGAAGAGTAACATCTGACCCCACACATGACGTATAGCAGAGAATAGCAAAACGAAACACcagtcacgaattagaagtctttaatgagaatttttaaagagaaatgttgaaatggctactctcacctaagcttacgctactcctacatcctacatCATGCGTTGGGTCAGAGGTCATTCTTCTGCTGGAACTACACTCTCATACAGCCGTTGCCGGAAGCCAGTGAGCATAGTTTATacagttataaatatggatatttttcttacaaaatgcatcacttcacttcagaaggcctttaaatgaaaaatatcccataatttactcgaCCCTCAAGCCGTCctaggtgtatttgactatctgagtaaaaaaaaaaactcctttTTTTAAGATAGTTTTTTATGGATGTATATTGTATTGTACTTGTTGTAGCGCTTTGGGTTTAAGAAAAgtacattataaataaaatgcattattattattaaccccctggagctgtatggattacttttattatggatggattGAGTCATGCACATTTTTGGGCTTAAAAATCTAGggtaccattcactcccattataaaggtATAAATATtctggaagagccaggatattttttaatataactctgattgtttTGGGCTGAAAGAAGAATGTCACATACACCTAGaatagcttgagggtgagtaaatcatgggataattttcatttgtgggtgaactaaccctttaacttgaCAATGGACATGGTTTAACTGTCTGTGTATGCTCTTTTTGTAGGGAATCACCATGAAACCATTTGTTCAATGGCTAAAGGTTAAAAAGGCAACTCAGGCAGATCTGACACTCAATGGAAAAATAAACAACAGGGTAAGTAACTGTGATGATGACATACTGTATCCCTCTACTGCATGATCGGCATCTATATATAAAGACTGGGAcgaccatggcagaagcttcattttgtgctcagtgacccatttttgtgttggttttgatgtttgttttggatcattgtcctgatggaagatacaaccacagcccattattggatttctagcagaagcggtcaggttttgattttttatctgttggtatttgatagaatccatgataccatatatctgaacaagatgtccaggacctccagcagaaaaataggcccacaacattaaagatccagcagtatatttaaccgtgggcatggggtactttttatcaatgtgtgcaccaaacccatctggtgggtttgctgtcaaaaagct from Chanodichthys erythropterus isolate Z2021 chromosome 15, ASM2448905v1, whole genome shotgun sequence harbors:
- the slc9a3.2 gene encoding sodium/hydrogen exchanger 3.2 isoform X3 codes for the protein MVELNHSLTSVIPESGLLIMLGFILGGIVWGADKAQTFKLVPVNFFYYLLPQIVLDASYCMPNKLFFSNLGAILVHAVIGTCWNAGTVGVALWACYEGGAMGTLNIGALQFLLFGALMSAVDPVAVIAVFEEVHVNEVLYILVFGESLLNDGVTVVLYNVFDAFVSLGGPKINAEEIIKGIVSFFVVAFGGSLIGVVFAILISMLTRVTKNVQVIEAGFIIVLGYLSYLTAEMLSLSAILSITFCGVCCQKYINANMDEKSVTTLRYSLKVLANGSETMIFVFLGLSAIDKNIWVWNTGFILLTILFIVVFRFMGVFFLNWILNQSRLIPIDITDQIVMSYGGLRGAVAYGLAATLDEKKIPEKNLMLGTTLIVVYFTVVLQGITMKPFVQWLKVKKATQADLTLNGKINNRTFEHILTAMEDICGRMGDNWWTRHWKHFEEKYVCWLLMTSDARKHNDQIFGAFHKLNLEDATSYVTEGESKGSLAFIRNDDSASVDFKKKLAFDYADIIPDIMADMSEYDFGIDNVPVMKNPIPSVSLGIHEQDSKTMPNDLTAHHLLEQHLYKSRRYNRPTYSRSHYKASENPDEMQEIFQRTMRSRLESFKSAKMGVIPAKKLSKHPKKDSTHKPNGKPADPNRTHPYGDEDFEFSADSASSSDIAGHFSRRSTNAPRAGVDNPAFIPEMDTSAPMRNPPWQTETANNTAVAPSQRAQGRLPWTPTNLGHLAPLRMSTRSTDSFAMADASVDEEAPEEKPGTHHTRL
- the slc9a3.2 gene encoding sodium/hydrogen exchanger 3.2 isoform X2, whose amino-acid sequence is MTANDLRNIINGVVELNHSLTSVIPESGLLIMLGFILGGIVWGADKAQTFKLVPVNFFYYLLPQIVLDASYCMPNKLFFSNLGAILVHAVIGTCWNAGTVGVALWACYEGGAMGTLNIGALQFLLFGALMSAVDPVAVIAVFEEVHVNEVLYILVFGESLLNDGVTVVLYNVFDAFVSLGGPKINAEEIIKGIVSFFVVAFGGSLIGVVFAILISMLTRVTKNVQVIEAGFIIVLGYLSYLTAEMLSLSAILSITFCGVCCQKYINANMDEKSVTTLRYSLKVLANGSETMIFVFLGLSAIDKNIWVWNTGFILLTILFIVVFRFMGVFFLNWILNQSRLIPIDITDQIVMSYGGLRGAVAYGLAATLDEKKIPEKNLMLGTTLIVVYFTVVLQGITMKPFVQWLKVKKATQADLTLNGKINNRTFEHILTAMEDICGRMGDNWWTRHWKHFEEKYVCWLLMTSDARKHNDQIFGAFHKLNLEDATSYVTEGESKGSLAFIRNDDSASVDFKKKLAFDYADIIPDIMADMSEYDFGIDNVPVMKNPIPSVSLGIHEQDSKTMPNDLTAHHLLEQHLYKSRRYNRPTYSRSHYKASENPDEMQEIFQRTMRSRLESFKSAKMGVIPAKKLSKHPKKDSTHKPNGKPADPNRTHPYGDEDFEFSADSASSSDIAGHFSRRSTNAPRAGVDNPAFIPEMDTSAPMRNPPWQTETANNTAVAPSQRAQGRLPWTPTNLGHLAPLRMSTRSTDSFAMADASVDEEAPEEKPGTHHTRL